In one Culex quinquefasciatus strain JHB chromosome 2, VPISU_Cqui_1.0_pri_paternal, whole genome shotgun sequence genomic region, the following are encoded:
- the LOC6033333 gene encoding MKRN2 opposite strand protein translates to MPPDIDPDIICFKHCKSNIFTFTVPNHCPKCNQPLTEAENLCPFALPPIFVNATQTPCAVILRPSTGDFWSDFHNTTNLHIALTDADGSIVEFDQPGLTRTVARRVDRSRWGQCLLILQVPESWQYEWEQQLHHVVEERGWRHREYDENRLNCFSFVLEFLRFLRYGDYWKYADSRERFSTEFIVPKTRTVAKYITIFRRIREHGYWAELDQ, encoded by the exons ATGCCACCTGACATTGATCCTGACATTATATGTTTCAAACACTGTAAAAGCAACATCTTTACCTTTACCGTGCCCAATCACTGTCCAAAATGCAACCAGCCGTTGACCGAAGCTGAGAATTTGTGTCCTTTTGC TTTACCGCCAATTTTCGTAAACGCCACCCAAACCCCGTGCGCCGTTATCCTGCGCCCCTCAACCGGTGACTTTTGGAGTGATTTCCACAACACGACGAACCTGCACATTGCGCTGACCGACGCGGACGGATCGATCGTGGAGTTTGACCAGCCCGGTCTAACGCGAACGGTCGCGCGACGGGTGGACCGCAGCCGGTGGGGTCAGTGTTTGCTGATCCTGCAGGTGCCGGAGTCGTGGCAGTACGAGTGGGAGCAGCAGTTGCACCACGTGGTCGAGGAACGGGGCTGGCGTCACCGGGAGTATGACGAGAACCGGCTGAACTGCTTCAGCTTtgtgttggagtttttgaggtttttgcgGTACGGAGATTACTGGAAGTATGCGGACAGTAG GGAACGAttttccacggaatttattGTCCCTAAAACGAGGACGGTGGCAAAGTATATTACCATTTTCAGAAGGATTAGAGAGCATGGCTACTGGGCGGAGTTGGACCAATAA